AGGTGGTGAAGATGATTTGGCGTTAAAGatagaatcaattttagaattttgtaaTGACGCATGCCCTCAAACTCGAGATAGGACTTACCGCCATCTTGAGGACCAAGAATCGCCTCAACATATCAAGAGGAAGAGATTGTCTGAGGCCATTCTGAATATACAAAAGTCATGTCAGGCAAGTTGTGGCATTATAATTCTTTTCATTTACATATTATTCTTTTCCTTATgaatttaaaatcttattatctTTAGATTATTCTGGATTCTAAATATTATGATctatcaacaatttttttatgatgctACATATGACCTTCAAAATTGGAGGTTTTCAGCTTGACAACAAAATATGAGTTTTCTTGTAATTAACGGAAATTTTCCTCCAGAGAAGAAAATGCCCTTGCCACAAGATACGTGAAAGTTCATAACAAGTTATTTCTTTCATACTTGTATCCACCGGGAAAGAAATGAGCTAATTATTCTGACCGGATCAAATACTCGAAGCAACCCAAACTAGATCTTTAGTTGAGCCATATCCATCATGCAACTTGTTTATGACCTTGGATTGTTGTGTCTTATGTAACGCTACCCAGAAGTCTGACAAGCTATATGAGCTCCTGAAATTCTAGACCCAtgaactcaaccaaacatggagCATAATGTATCATTTTATGTCTGAATGATATTCATCAGGATTCATAACAATTATGAGCTTGTTCAGAATATCAGTGTCATGAGTTGTGTGATCTTGGGCTGCATGctaattaatgatattttacATGGTACAGACTCATCACTTTGTTCATTGAGCAGGAACTCGATGGTATCTGTTATGAGAACAACTGGATATTACCAACATATCGAGTATCCCTATTAGATGGTAAGATGATCTAACTTTGATTCACGAGAGGAAATTTGAGTTACTTTTGTTTTTGACTGTGTGCTGTCTTCTGAATTGGTGTGTGTAGCTGAGGAATGTTTAAGGAGAATTTCTTCAAACCCAGTCTGACTGGTTATTTGAGTCCCTTTGTTTCTTGTGAGAGTTTGTTTGGGACACAAGGAAGGATGCCTCAAACTAGAAGCTGTGGTTCTAGTTTAAAATTAAGTACATAGCCTTACTAGTAAAGGGGGCTCTACCATCACCAAAAATTCATCATCTTTCAAACAAAAAGCTTACTAATAATGGAAATGCCAGATATCCAAACAAAAATGTAAGGCAATGGTGGATCACCCTGTCGAACCCCTCTAGATGGCTTGAACTCCTCTGGAGCCCCTTTCCATTCTTCCTTCGCCCCTCACTCCCCCTAAAAAATGCAAGAAGCCCGAAGCCCCTCTCTGATAaggaaggaaacaaaataatCTAATTATTGAGTGGAACTCGATAACTTTggtttttcttgaattttgttTGCAATAGTTTATGggaattattaaatttgatattaatatGTGATATATCATTATAAATGTtgaatatttatgaaaatatataaaaacgtGTACTTGATGTATTAGATTTTGTGGCATGACACAATGTATCAAGATCTTGTTTGGACTGACATTTAACTTATGCATTTAGCAGTAGAAGAAGAGAGTTAAGTTATAATTGACCTTTAAACACCACTGTTAGCATTTAAAAAACTCTCCCAAACAGGGCTCTAAAACCCCCACCCGAACCCCACATCAGGGATGTATGTAGAGACAGTCCAATATTTACATATTCAGAAAAACTGGGCTAATGCATGTCTTTTAATTCTTATTGCATTTGTAGGCAAATCTGAAGGCACTGTGAGTGTAAAAGGGGTGGATTTCGAGATTTCGGTTGTAGGGGAGCCGTGTGACACTCCTCGGGAAGCCAGGGAATCGGCCGCTGCACAAATGCTGGCCAAACTGCAGAGTATGGCGACCGCAGCAGCAGGTAGGTTTTGAGTTTGGTGGGCTCACGTGTAGGGGCTTCCTCTCTGCCCAGAAATATTCTGTTGAGAGTGATGTAATGAATTTGTACCGTTTTTAAGCTTGGAGCTTGTAAACTGTTTCCAAAGTTACTTGATAACTTCTATAATTTGATTCCATCTGCTTGGGGTACTAACATAACAAAGTTTCATTAAACATGAAATAACATTCTTTATGAACTAGAAACACGACAAAAATCATAGaatgattttcaaaacttaatcaaaCATCTGATTTGTGTGACAACATTTCCCAGAACTATGAAAGGTTTTTAACCCTAACCACTCCCAAATAGGGTGTTAGTAACATGACCGAACTTAACCAACTAAACTAAACAGCCCCATAAATGAGCTCTCACAGCTACATGTTTGAATTTGAACCTTGAGTTGCCCCAAAGCATCGCCATGGCTTTTGCAGGAAGATTTCCTGTACATCTTAGATCTCACTGTAGGAACATAAAACCAATGCAGCATGCAGATCTCTATTAAAAGTGAATTCCTGGCTGATGAATCGAAAGTACAATTTAGCTAATAAGATGatgacaatcaatgagaaaCGACACAATTTGAGACCTACCCTAAAAATGCATTTAACAACCACAACTACTCCACTTCGACATCTTCTAACCTTTAAAAGTTCTCTTTGGAGCTATTTCAGTTCAGACCTTCGAGCTCACAGGGGGAGAGACATGCTTATTACTCAAcaatttcacattaaaaaaatcCGATTTTATACAAACTATCGAGTTCAAAGAAAAACgttgaaaaaaatttgagaaggGAGATGTTAGAATCAGAAGTTTGCCTCATCATTGGCAAACTTCaacaaaaacttcaaaattgaaggCTTTGGATCTTCCCCAACCCCACCATCTTTGGCTTCGAACACACCCTTCATAATGCGCGTGTAAAGCCTTTCCAGCTGTGGAATACCATAGTTTTCAGTGCGCTCCACAAAAAGCAGCTTAACCGATTCCATTTGGCTCAAAATCTCTACATCTGACATTATAACATCTTCTTGGGATCCACTTGCACTGGTATGACCTGATGCTTCTTGAGAGGTTTCAGGTCTATGGTTATCAGCAAGAGAGCACTCTGGCTGTTCAGGACTTGCGTCATTTGCCTCATTTGCCTCATTTTCTTGTGATGACTTTGATGGCGCAGCTTCCTGTTGCCGTGGCTTGTCTTCTGCTGTTGACACTGAGAGTCACAGGAGGTTTGAACATGAAAAACTGAAGTTAGATAATCCTTTTCAGGAAATTAgttaaaaatggtagaaaggACAATTGGTTTCCTGTATGTATACACAAACACAATGGAAACCACCCATAAAGTGCCTATGTGACATATCAAAGGATATGCAAAGATCTAGTCAATTACAGAGTGGGaggtcttattttttttataggcaaggAGTGAGGAGAGCCTCCTTCATAACACTGCCATCTGAACCAAGCATCTATGCTGCCCACCTTGCTAgacattcaaaactttttagCGAGCATCCCTAAGGGTTGTAGGTGATTCCTGTAAATAATCCTTGTAAAATTCAAGCAAACTAATTTTCTGAAACCATCTTGAGATCAACTGGTTCAGATCTTCAATATAATTGAGAGCACAAATAAGAGATTATGATTCATGAGCATGGATCAGTCATGTTTCCTCCCCCTCCATGACTTATCAAAGTACCCTTGGGATTGGCATATATCCTCATTGGGTAGCCCTGGTCCGTTTGCTTGGGCTCCTAGATTTTACAGGGTAAGGTTTTTATGTTAAACTCTGCTTTGTGTGGTGTGTCAAATGCTCTCTCTTCTTATCTTCGTATCCATGCATTGGCAGGTTCCATACCATGCACCATGCAGTCAACACAAAAGTTGATCCTTCAATAGATTTCAAGCACTAGACCATATTGAGATCAAATTTAAACAAGGCATTGAGGagatttcaaattaatgaagaGCTTGTTTCAGGAATACTAGGCAAATTCCTACAGGACAATGAAGGcattaaacaaaaattctttACAGATCATTGGAGGAAAAGAGTGCAGACTTTTTattggaggaaaagaaaatagaagggAAAAAGTTAGCAGGAACTATTTCCAACAGAAATCAGACATGTTCCCAGTTTTCTAGGGAAGGGAGATATTTATTGAGAACTGTAGTCTAATTTGAGTTCAAAATGCATTGCAGAATTCAACTATCTTTTTTCACAAATTCCTTAGTAGTTTCTTTCTAATGATTGCTTTTAAGTGTCAGCTCAGACCATTAACAAGCCAAAGGGTATGACTACCAAAAAGAACTCTTTCCTTGATACAAAGTTTTACCACAAAATCAATGTTGTTGCACTCAAggataaacatatcaatttcgATGTATATATCGGTAACtcgattttacaaatatatcgcAGAATATCGgtagatattttgacaaaatatcGGTAagacaaaaattgattaaaactcataaaaatggTAGGAAAAACTCTTAGAAATGATACAAGTATActagacattttaaaattgttttgttgaataaattgatatatataatataatttgtaatATTCGACAATAACATTCAGAATTTGAAAGCATATTTTATGTACATCTATCTAATTTTGATATACTCATTGacaaaaaagaaatgatgattcatataagtattttttattttaaaatattgataattttatttatacatttatacAACTATCCTACAAAACACgcgaaaattaaaattaatttatttataataattttattctaattaatttataatatttatatatacaaaaaatatttattaatttatgcacatataatttataatataaatatttaagtaagattttaagattttatatataatgtttataACTTAGTTATATATAAACTATGTACatctaaattataaaaacatagcCAGCATGGTGCCACTGATATCATTTTATAAACTAAAGGTCATGGGTTCAATTCCCATCCCTGCACTTCATTTCAATCTCTCTTTTGAGCATGAACGCCCAAAATGATTATGCCAAGTGAACCAACACAAGTCCACAGTGTGCTGGGAAGCTCAATGGGGAGCACATCTACATAGCGGGCCACATGGGcccaataaaattttgaaattcaaagtCAAGTTGGCAGACATTGCACCGATATTTCAGCCTTAAACCAGATATAGCAGGAAAATGGGATATATAGGGAAAATATCGGTATTTCATGGATAAATTGCCAATAAATTGTCTTTTCAGGAAATATTGGACCGCAGATATTTCTCCTCCACTTATCATGTCGGAGGCTGCCGATACACAATATATCAGCGATATTTCACCAATAAATCAAGATACTTTCATCCTTGGTtgcactatttatttatttctgatATTGAGTTCCAACTCAAttaaaagaaagggaaagaacaaaagaacaaaagtGGTATCCAAAAGTGAAAATACCTGAAGGTGCAGCATCAACATTCTTTTTTGGTCTTTTCAATGCTTCATAGCTTTGGTCCAGATTAACCTCTGGCTGCACATTACGAAGTCGAGCACTTGCTCTAGTAACAGTTGCCATCTGAACAACAGGAGTGGGTGTGAAAACTGAGCCCCCAAGCTCGTCTGGCATATGGGCTGGACCCCCTTGGGCAGCAATCTTTTCACAGAATGCAACCAGTGCAGGGTCCATCTGTGACAGCATTCCATAAACCTGAAAGAATATTGCCCCAGGATAAAGTGCAAGTTTCTAAGCCCAAAAGTGAAACTGaagaacaaataaaacataCTGCATCTCGAAGCTCGTAGGCTCTACTGACGATCCTAGCTCCATTGTAATCGTCTCCATTATAAGCCTGAAATAGGGAAAATCAGAAAGCACTGTAACACTGCTTCGCAAATTACATGCCAAGCATTCAAGCATAATTGGTCTGCTAGCTTTCTATGTATTCTGACTTGAAACTTGGTTGGAATATGTAGCAACCATGTTATGGCATAGAACTGATAACCCCTTGAATCATTTAGTAAATCTTCAGATAATCAAAGCCCATTGTATATAGGAGAGTTGATAAGAAAACATGAATAATTGGAAATGAGAACTctgaaaatataaaggaaaagaaaactaagATAAGCTtcaatacaaaagaaaaggaatacAGTCAACAAACCAATGATGAACCCTGACTCATATTAAAGCCATCATTCCCACTGACATCAACATCTTCACAAATTTAACTCAATGCAATCAAAGAAAGATTCATTTAACtactacaaataaaaaattaaatctgcCTTTTTTCATCCTATGTAGAGCACAATGGTCCattcaattcaaaaattttcccaCAAACCAATGATAGCTAGGTGCTCTTGCACATCGTTTCATGTTCCAATAGAAAACATTTGGCCCTGAAAACTTAATTATAAACATTGGCTTCACCATGTGTCCTAACTGAAATTAACAAAATCGATATAAGCAACATCATCTCTCacagttaataataataatgacattGCTCTTACAATGTTTTACTTAATATAGAAACTATTCTCTAACTTAATACATGTGCATAGCCTGTGCTTCCACTCATTTCTTGTTTAAATAAATGCCAACACCCATGCCCTATGAGCATCCCCCTGCACACTGTTTATTGTGAGAATCTAGCTTGCACTTTAGTGATTTgacaaacaaaatgaaaattcccaaaatgaaagaaagcaaCTACATGCTACCACCATATAATGAGTACACACCTTCGCATTGTTAACAATAAGATCAATATCTTGCAGGAATACTGAACATGTAATATACTGCCCACAGTCCACACGCTGCAGAAGAGTAGCCATGTCCATGGGATTCTGAATGATTGAGCGATAGTTTGGTGCATCCTCATCCATGACCGGATAATGGAAGACAGTGAACCTTTTATCATACAAAATCCtgcatgaaataaaataaaataaaataaaaaataagaaagggGATCAATTGCGTTTTGAGATGTAGTTGTCGCTTTGTCAAAATGAGCAGGCTTAGGGCCCCTGAGTATGGAGTAAGCTTCCAAGACAATCCGATAAGAATAccggcttttttttttcccttttgtagATTAGTTTGCAAGTAGCAGACTTGAAACTTGGCTTGCTTAAACCTGGATCAAGCTTCAGCTTCACTGGATTTAAAGTTTGGCTCATGTAAACCTGATTGTGCTTGAGCATCATGAGCCTAACAGACCCTTTTCATAAGGCATAATCCAATGCTTGAAAAGGCTATTTCATTTAAACCTCAAAAACACCAATATTGAAAGGCTAATTTTGATCATTTAATGTTATCATGCTTTAGCCTCACGAACCTAATCTTAAAGCCAAAATTTTATAACTAGATTTAACATAACTTAAAAGTTccttgatttaaaaatttaaaataaaacaagaacaTTAAGAACActttaaggagaaaaaaaaatatgcaactTAATCTGGCACGGATCCAATTTCAGTCTCCTCTTTTTCTGGTTAAATCTTTTgcaaaaaatcctatttaaagaTAGATGCAAACATAACATAACactgatattaaaaaaatgcagAAGAAATTAAGCAGcgaaaagacaaagaaaatatgaatatttaggCAAATGTCTAGGAATAACAGAAGACCACCATACCGGTTGCAAACATCTCTAAGACACATTCGCAGTCGCCGCAGTGCATGTTGTTCAGCTTCTACCTTGGCTTTTAACTCGGAGACTTTTGGGCCACTTGCTACTTTTGGTGCTTTGGGGAGTTCAGGAAGGGCCTGTTCTTGGGATTTTCCCTTTGATCCCTCTGATGACACTGACAAAGCAGCTTCAACCAAACGCTCAAAAAACAGATTTCTGTCTTCAATTGATGGTTTTCCCACTTCATAGCTGTCAGGAAAGTGTATACAGACAATATTACAATGCTAAATTTTGAGCAAGAAAACCACTACATGAATTTGTATTTATTGTTGGCAATGGTAGAGACTAGAGTAGAAAATATACTACAAGCACCAACTCCAAAATATGTTGAACTATATAACATGAAACCACTATTTACAATATTAAGTCACCTGCCTTCAATGACTACATACACAACATACATATCATAGGAAACAAAGAAATACCATCAGACTGTTAAGAAACccaaacaaaaaagagaaaaaatataacCTTTACAAGCAAGGCAGAACCCATAGGCCCAAGTGCAACCGAACTAAAAGCCAAAAAGCTGTAGAGCTAATACAAGCCTAGACACCAATACATATCAATACATCATGGAGTAACAAACCACACCAAGCATGACAACTTAAACCCTTGGCCCAATACAACcaaattaaaagcaaaaatcTAAGACCCAAAATAAGATTACTTGTCAATAAATATCAATCGTCACCAGACGACAAACCATCCCAACCACAAATCTACCACGCAAAAAGTGTAAAGATGAGTTACACTGTTCTAGCAGGATGCAATAAATGGTTGTGTTATTTCATCTAAAAATTCATGTTCATTTTATATTACCAAACATTTAAGtcctcaataaaaaaaaattgcctgGAGTCTGAAattgtagaaaaaaatattagagacAGTACTGCTAGAACATcgaaaaattattaagtttgaaattaataaaacataCATATTACGGTGAGAAAAGACTGAAGTTGCACCCATAGTCTCCAATTCAGATGGGGGTGTTGAGGATGTTCCTAGTAATAATATGGGAAAGTCAGAAGGCAATTCTTCCAATAGGGTTCTCAGAACAGCCTTAAGCTGCTCATGTGCCTGCAACATGACATATCAAAATCAGATAGGACAAGCATATGTTCAGTcgtaacaaaattttcaaaattaagttTACACTCACATTCTCCCACCAAAGATGGAATTGAGGTAAATACAGTATGGATGGTGTTGTTCTTCTTGCTTCACCAAATATATGTACCAATGCCTCTTCTGGTGTCTTTGCACTAGGATCTGAAAGAAGAGCTGGAAATCCTAGAGAATGAACAGGAAATTTCTCCAGCTCATGTAAAATAGCTGGCCCAAGATGATCCTGTTAAACTAAAGCAGTAAGTATATTTAGTTTTGGCTCAGACTGTGACCAATTTGTCAATATCAAGAGTTTCAAAGGTAATTACCAGCCCCACATCTTCACTGCCATATAACAAAAACCGAGGTCTATACACAAGAGGAATTGCAGAACCATAGGACAGCATAGAAAGCTTCGTTAATTCTGAGGAAATTGCAAGAGCAGGAAAAATATCTGATATATAATTCATAGCCTTCTGGAGATGCCTTTGTAGACATGGTGCAACAACTAACGACAATGGTCGAGAGTGAACAATAGAGCCCCTGTGTGCAGCAGGGGTAATTGTTGACATGGCTTCTACAAAATGATACTTTTCGACCTTTACTGAATCAACATCTATCACAAATTTGTCATCACTAGTGTAAACCTGAGGATATTTTTCACGAAAAGCACGAATTGCAGCTTCAGTGCAAAGAGCTTTTAAATCAGCACCACAATATCCTACACAACTGGCAGCAAGCTCCAATTTTAGTTCCTTTGAAGGAGGCTGCTTCCATTTGCG
This region of Vitis vinifera cultivar Pinot Noir 40024 chromosome 5, ASM3070453v1 genomic DNA includes:
- the LOC100242365 gene encoding ATPase family AAA domain-containing protein At1g05910 → MYSKRSGQGDGSASGPVRTSDRLRRRPKMYGRSYLYYSPTIIRGKKSKTKTRTAASQIAKMLRPGNRPMRNSNSNSVATNLRRSTRKRRISVNLEGYTDSSGSEEDDDLMRPKYRPSRNRIDNSASQDELSSPKHKKILDARPLPRREGLRPRRSKAVAREQLNLESDDEQGTSEEKVGHDETENGNEVEDNDADADADDGEDEDEGDGDGDGEGEDDGEEDGDDEEGEEEQEEGRRRYDLRNRADVRRLSLEEGKQRPRSPRRVLHQGMGTKVSRDARKGGSRGHKRHRLARAEDSDDSLLVDELDQGPAIPWGRGGSRSAPPWLFGGLDVPGTSAWGLNVAASGWGHQSDAFATLTSGIQTAGPSSKGGADIQPLQVDESVSFDDIGGLSEYIDALKEMVFFPLLYPDFFASYHITPPRGVLLCGPPGTGKTLIARALACAASKAGQKVSFYMRKGADVLSKWVGEAERQLKLLFEEAQRNQPSIIFFDEIDGLAPVRSSKQEQIHNSIVSTLLALMDGLDSRGQVVLIGATNRIDAIDGALRRPGRFDREFNFPLPGCEARAEILEIHTRKWKQPPSKELKLELAASCVGYCGADLKALCTEAAIRAFREKYPQVYTSDDKFVIDVDSVKVEKYHFVEAMSTITPAAHRGSIVHSRPLSLVVAPCLQRHLQKAMNYISDIFPALAISSELTKLSMLSYGSAIPLVYRPRFLLYGSEDVGLDHLGPAILHELEKFPVHSLGFPALLSDPSAKTPEEALVHIFGEARRTTPSILYLPQFHLWWENAHEQLKAVLRTLLEELPSDFPILLLGTSSTPPSELETMGATSVFSHRNIYEVGKPSIEDRNLFFERLVEAALSVSSEGSKGKSQEQALPELPKAPKVASGPKVSELKAKVEAEQHALRRLRMCLRDVCNRILYDKRFTVFHYPVMDEDAPNYRSIIQNPMDMATLLQRVDCGQYITCSVFLQDIDLIVNNAKAYNGDDYNGARIVSRAYELRDAVYGMLSQMDPALVAFCEKIAAQGGPAHMPDELGGSVFTPTPVVQMATVTRASARLRNVQPEVNLDQSYEALKRPKKNVDAAPSVSTAEDKPRQQEAAPSKSSQENEANEANDASPEQPECSLADNHRPETSQEASGHTSASGSQEDVIMSDVEILSQMESVKLLFVERTENYGIPQLERLYTRIMKGVFEAKDGGVGEDPKPSILKFLLKFANDEANF